Below is a window of Comamonadaceae bacterium M7527 DNA.
CCAGCTCGGTGTAATCGACAAAGCGGCCTTGATCAATGTCGGTACAGGCCTGGCACACGCCACACGGCTCAGCCGTGATGTCGCCCTGGCCATCAGCGCCCACACAGTTGAGCGACTTGGCCAAAATTCGGGACACTGTGGTTTTACCCACGCCACGCGTACCGGTAAACAAATAGGCATGATGCAAGCGCTGCGTGCGCAAAGCATTGCCCAAAGCCTGCACCACGTGCTCTTGCCCCACCAACTCGGAAAAGTTGCGCGGTCTGTATTTGCGAGCAAGAACGGTATAAGCCATAGCCCTAGATTCTATGTGCAATAGATCGCCGCCTGGCATTCGCTCAATCTGACAAGACATGGTGAAAGGTCATTCGCACGCCGTTACAATAACCCTCGACGGGCCTTCCCGCATGGTGAAGCGGCCAACCGGGTCAGATGGGGAACCAAGCAGCCCTAACTGTGAATCCAGTGCCGGGGTCAAGGCTCGTCACCCTTCTTTCTTTTGCCAATCAGTACAACAAACTGAACTCCATCCGGACCTAAGTTGCCTTCGTTGTGGCAGTTGGCTGTATCACTTCCTCCCCAACTAGGTCGATGAAATCGACACGACACAGGTCGAAGGTCTGAACCTTCGAGGCGCACGTTAATGCGTCCGCGTCTTGATTCCAAATGATCTCTGGGGTGCCTACGGCAAGATTTGTCGTCATCAGTGGTGGGCTGCACGCTACCCCCTGTGTTGGGAATCCTCAACTCTCACACAAAACCACTGTATTTGATAACTTAAGATGGCTATTTTGGCCTATTAAGTTATTGATATGAATTCTTTAGAATCACTTTTATCGCGCAAGGTTAGGCTGCTTCTAACCATGGTGCCAGCGGTGCCACTCGCGCTTACCTCCGCTGCATTCATCGATGAATACATGAGTAGCTACCACCGCCTAGACGAACTCATCCCGGCGTCTATTTCCATATTTACGCTTGTGCTGGTGACTGCACTTGGTCTGCGGAGGAGTCGCGCGACACGCCCGCTCGCGGTGTTTACCTGGCTCAAATCGGTCATCAAGCAACTCCTGATAGTCCTGGTGGGAACCATTCTCATCATCACCATCATCATTATGGTGGCCGGCCTTGATGTCGTACTGCGGCTGGCACAGTCACCGTTGGCTATTTTGCTGGGGGCTGCGCTTATTCTTTGGCAGGGACGTTCGAAACGGCTGCGGGATGAGTTTGATTGGCTATTGGTCATCAAGAAAATCCTGATAGTCCCTGCGGCAGCCATTTCATTGGCCATCCTCATCCTCATCCTCCTCATGACAGCGCTCGTCGAGGATCTGCATCTGTTACGGTCGCCGTACGCGGTTTATATGGTGGCTGCGCTTGGTCTGCGGTGGTTTCGCACGACGTACCCTCTCGAGGATTTTGGTTGGCAATTGGCCATCGAGCGAATCCTAATGGTTCTAGCCGGGACCATTTACACCATCCTCACGATGCTTGTCATTACCGGAATCCGGCCGGCACAGTTGCCATCGGCTCTTTTGCTTATGGCCGCACTTGTTTATTGTCGGGCTCGCGCAACGCGGAAGCTGGAGGAATTTGATTGGCGATCGGTTACCAGGCAAATCCTAATGACGCTTGCCGCATTCCTTTTCATCAGCGACACGCTGAATGTAATTGCGGCAATGTAGCTGACACCCAGGGACCAATGCCATCAATTCTTTTTCATACCAAACAGCACCGCTGGGGGACTGCCCTACACAAGTGGGCTCATGACTAAGCGTTATACGGGCCGTAAAGGCAATGCGGCAAATCCAGGCCAGCTGTAACGCAGCGTCGCTAGCCCTAAAGACTCAGAGTTCGACCAACTTGCAAGGCTGGCACCAAGCGGTAGTATCTGTTCACTTGTAAGCAGGTTAAGGTTACGCCAATGGACCCACTAGATACTTCCGCCATCACTACACGACGTATAGATGCACTCTTGAGCGAGTACGGCGAGAGCCACCTCAATGTGACCAACAAGCGTATTCACTGGCTTTGTGTGCCAGCGATTACGTGGTGCGTTTTTGCGGGTTTTTACTTGTTGCCTTACCCCTATGCCTTGGGTGCGGCGTTGGGTTTGAACTGGATGTGGCTGGCCATAGTGGCCAGCATTGCCTACTACTTGCTGTTGTCTGCCAAACTGGCTGCTGGGCTGGTCTTGGTGAGTGCGGCGTGCGCAGCAAGCATTTACTGGTTTGAGGCCACGCGCACTATCAGCCTGGGGTGGTTTGCTGCCGTCGTATTTGTATTGGCATGGGTAGGCCAATTTATCGGGCACAAGATTGAGGGCAAAAAGCCTTCGTTTTTTAAAGACATACAGTTTTTGCTGATAGGCCCGGCTTGGCTGATGTCATTTGTGTACCGCAAGCTAGGCTTGCCGTACTGAGCTAAGCCTCTTGCGCTGGGTGCGCTGGTTCCACTGGCTGCGCCAGCGCGTGCTCCATGGCCTCTAGCAAGCCGGCTGGCGGCTGCGCGCCAGACACGGCCCACTTGTTTTGAAACACAAACAGCGGCACGCCCTGCACCTCCATGCTGCGCCATTGTTGAGCTGCTTGCAGCGCCGCTTGCTGAGCTGGCCCGCCTTTTACCAAACATTGAGCAACCACCTCTGCAGTCAGACCGGTGGGCTGCATCACTTGCTGAACCACTGCATCGTTGGTCAGGTCCAGGCCCTTCAAAAAGTAGGCGTCAA
It encodes the following:
- a CDS encoding DUF962 domain-containing protein → MDPLDTSAITTRRIDALLSEYGESHLNVTNKRIHWLCVPAITWCVFAGFYLLPYPYALGAALGLNWMWLAIVASIAYYLLLSAKLAAGLVLVSAACAASIYWFEATRTISLGWFAAVVFVLAWVGQFIGHKIEGKKPSFFKDIQFLLIGPAWLMSFVYRKLGLPY